Below is a window of Cherax quadricarinatus isolate ZL_2023a chromosome 92, ASM3850222v1, whole genome shotgun sequence DNA.
AATGTCAaagtatattacatgtgggtggggtggcctagTTGGctgccatacctaccacacctaacttcttacaataaacactactcacttctcaccctacattaagactacaaatattttgaggtaagtaatgagtgtactgtgtgtattttattttttattgttttttaatgccttgttctattgctaacttaatacttgttagtgtaaacttattatcTGACATTTATAAGAGGAaacaaatggcgttctgctttccggcgatgtccCCTTTCAGgcagcagcctggaacctaacctgccctaCTGTACTGCATTTCTAAATCTTTCGTCATATTCCATGATTCACCTTTACTAGTAAAACAttaattcattcattcattctacaAATCAGCCTCAGAAAAATAGTATGGTGAGactgacaagatgtggaaaaagacacttatgtacagttcaggacatttattagaggaaatgtttcgcaacaaggactgaagaagctactcatggcgaaatgtttcttctaataaatgtcctgaactgtacataagtgtcttttttccacAAATCAGCCTCACTTCACCTGCCATCTCCTCACTTTCCACCTGATCATTCAACTTTATTGTATGTTACAGCCTGCACTTTACACAAAATACTGTTACTATATTAAGGTATACATATATTATGTATTTTTTACAACTAACCAACAATTCAGAGCAAATTTTAGAGGATGATCCAatctgtcctggaccattattatGTCACGAGTGAGAGAAAAGGGAAGAAAGCCAAAGGAGAGGTCAGATGAACAGATATTATATTTTAGTTTGACAATTTGATGATTTTCTGCTATTGTTTTCAAGATAATTACACTGGAACTCATATACTGACAGAATGTAATATAGTTCTTTGTATAACGTATTAATGATCTCTGTCATGTACTGATGAATAGTACCATTCGTTTtactgtaaatatataaattgaaAATTACATGAATTATGCTAAAATTGCCTTAACAAACAAAATTAGATTTATCAATAAAATTTGCAAATATGGAGTGTTCTTTTTGTATCATAACTTAATAGTCATTTATGTAGTTATTGTAATTACCTGGAGGAGCAGTGAAGTATCCTGGAGGTGCTGGCATTTGCATATGGTCCTGTGGAGGCATAGGCAAAGTGTCCTGGGGAGGAAGAGGCATTACTTCGTGAGGACGGTCAAATTCCAAATAAGTGACCAAAGGGGGCGAAGCTAACTCACCTgatcctacactaccacctgaAATGATCTGCCAAAAGACAATTTCAGACATAGCAACAACACCACTCGTCAAAAAAGCTACTCATTTTCTTATATTATAGCAGTAATGAAAGTAACCAAAAAAGTTCAGTACAGAGGCATGCATCAggactagttccagaactaatgtattcagatatttgggagtggacgtgtcagtggatgggtctatgaaagatgaggtgaatcatagaattgatgaggggaaaagggtgagtggtgcacttaggagtctgtggagacaaagaactttgtccttggaggcaaagaggggaatgtatgagagtacagttttaccaacgcttttatatgggtgtgaaacatgggtaatgaatgttgcagcgaggagaaggctggaggcagtggagatgtcatgtctgagggcaatgtgtggtgtgaatataatgcagagaatttgtagtttggaagttaggaggaggtgcgggattaccaaaactgttgtctagagggctgaggaagggttgttgaggtggttcggacatgtagagagaatggagcggaacagaatgacttcaagagtgtatcagtctgtagtggaaggaaggcggggtaggggtcggcctaggaaaggttggagggagggggtaaaggaggttttgtgtgtgaggggcttggacttccagcaggcatgtgtgagcatgtttgataggagtggagacaaatggtttttaatacttgacgtgctgttggagtgtgagcaaaataacatttatgaaggggttcagggaaaccggcaggccggacttgagtcctggagatgggaagtacagtgcctgcactctgaaggaggggtgttaatgttgcagtttaaaaactgtagtgtaaagcacccttctggcaagacagtgatggagtgaatgatggtgaaagtttttcttttttgggccaccctgccttggtgggaatcggccagtgtgataataaaaataaaaagataaatcacagggatgtcaggatgtatttcttcagtctctcaGTGGTCAGGAAGCAGCATGACCTTGGCAAAGAAatggtggaggcagactccatacatagttttacaaataggtatgacagggctcaCAAGGCCAagagagtgaatctggcaagaggcaaggccaggagctatgatttgactcctgcaaccacatacagatgAATACAGTACTGAAAGTACTGTAGGATTGGTTCACTTTTACCAAATCAAgactaacccttaaactgtccaaacaaatttacattcacatgtgtagtgctccaaaagtagatctacgctttttttttacaaaaaaaaaaaaagtagatcagttttttttacacgtttccaaatgtaaaaaaaagaaaagaagatctacgtttttttttacatactttcaaatgttgaaaaaatgtagatctacgtttggacagtttaagggttaatgagatTTTGTGAATTACTAACTTATTAATGTGGAGGATATACTGTTTATGAAAACTGTATACAATGCTAGGGCCTAGAGGTTATGGTTTGAAAAAAAAAGTCCTCTTCTGACTAGGAATGGGTCTCAAATATTTTGAGTTAAAATGTATGATCATCGTGTTGATTTGTATGGTATTTACGTAGAGTTGTGTGTTCTTCTATTACTTCAATGGTTAGGCATACTTACACCACATTATTACAACATGGTATAACAACAATAATTATATGAAAATACTTCAGTTACTGGGAACAAAACATCATCAAAATGTTTTATTATAATGACATACCTGGGAAGCTAAACTACCAGTACTTGACTTTCTGGAGCCCATGTGCATTAGAGGCTCTCCTTCATACTGATGGCTTCTCTGGTGAAGATGAGGTGGTGTGTTGCTTGACTGATGAGGAGGACCACAATTCTGGAACTGTCTTGATCCTCCTCTGCCTGGTGGAGTACCCCCACCTCGTTGGAACCTTGGAGGTAATGAATGCTGACCCCCTCCCCCACGACCCATTGTTAATGGATCTGAAAAAACAGAGTTGTATATTACATACCTAATGAGTAACAAGGATATTAGTAAGCATTACTTCAACATAAGAGCGGTAAACTTGTTAgctggactcaagtcctggagttgtgaagtacagtgcctgcaatctaaAGAGGCTAAGACATTTCAGTTTAAAGTTTcacctgaactgtgatgtcagcacacctctggcaagacagcaactgagtgaatgatggtaaatgtgtttccACTTTTTttcatgggtgggtgggtgggtgggtgggtgggggagacaTGACTACAGCAGGAGAGGAGggtcaatgtaaaaaaaaaaaaaaaaaaagacatcatTTATCTAATTGTGTTCTCTAATGATAAGTcatatctaaaattttctcctatacgtttaaagatatatttttttcattaatgttaatgtaaaaattttaaatttttctccaaaagaatcttagaaaacttacctaaccttattataacaaaaacaatttattttaccctaacccaactaaatatattttagatttgtttacaataatttaatactaaacaaacacagtgaaatatatttttttcgttaggttcagaatgattttggtgatacactcttgaagtcattctgtttcgctccattctctctacatgtccgaaccacctcaacaacccttcctcagccctctggacaacagttttggtaatcccgcacctcctcctaaaactgttgtccagagggccgaggaagggttgttgaggtggttcggacatgtagagagaatggagcgaaacagaatgacttcaagagtgtatcagtctgtagtggaaggaaggcggggtaggggtcggcctaggaaaggttggagggagggggtaaaggaggcttttaacatttctttgatatatatatatatatgcctcacgtatatatatatatatatatatatatatatatatatatatatatatatatatatatatatatatatatatatatatatatatatatatataagttaagaaagcctagggaaagtatggatttgtcagttaaaaacagagtaggggagttagtagatggggagagggaggtattaggtagatggcgagaatattttgaggaacttttaaatgttaaggaagaaagggaggcggtaatttcatgcactggccagggaggtataccatcttttaggagtgaagaagagcagaatgtaagtgtggtggaggtacgtgaggcattacgtagaatgaaagggggtaaagcagctggaactgatgggatcatgacagaaatgttaaaagcagggggggatatagtgttggagtggttggtacttttgtttaataaatgtatgaaagaggggaaggtacctagggattggcagagagcatgtatagtccctttatataaagggaaaggggacaaaagagattgtaaaaattatagaggaataagtttactgagtataccaggaaaagtatacggtagggttataattgaaagaattagaggtaagacagaatgtagaattgcggatgagcaaggaggtttcagagtgggtaggggatgtgtagatcaagtgtttacattgaagcatatatgtgaacagtatttagataaaggtagggaagtttttattgcatttatggatttagaaaaggcatatgatagagtggatagaggagcaatgtggcagatgttgcaagtatatggaataggtggtaagttactaaatgctgtaaagagcttttatgaggatagtgaggctcaggttagggtgtgtagaagagagggagaatacttcccggtaaaagtaggtcttagacagggatgtgtaatgtcaccatggttgtttaatatatttatagatggggttgtaaaagaagtaaatgctaaggtgttcgggagaggggtgggattaagttatggggaatcaaattcaaaatgggaattgacacagttactttttgctgatgatactgtgcttatgggagattctaaagaaaaattgcaaaggttagtggatgagtttgagaatgtgtgtaaaggtagaaagttgaaagtgaacatagaaaagagtaaggtgatgagggtatcaaatgatttagataaagaaaaattggatatcaaattggggaggaggagtatggaagaagtgaatgttttcagatacttgggagttgacgtgtcggcggatggatttatgaaggatgaggttaatcatagaattgatgagggaaaaaaggtgagtggtgcattgaggtatatgtggagtcaaaaaacgttatctatggaggcaaagaagggaatgtatgaaagtatagtagtaccaacactcttatatggatgtgaagcttgggtggtaaatgcagcagcgaggagacggttggaggcagtggagatgtcctgtctaagggcaatgtgtggtgtaaatattatgcagaaaattcggagtgtggaaattaggagaaggtgtggagttaataaaagcattagtcagagggcagaagaggggttgttgaggtggtttggtcatttagagagaatggatcaaagtagaatgacatggaaagcatataaatctataggggaaggaaagaggggtaggggtcgtcctcgaaagggttggaaagagggggtaaaggaggttttgtgggtgaggggcttggacttccagcaagcgtgcatgagcgtgttagataggagtgaatggagacgaatgatacttgggacctgacgatctgttggagtgtgagcagggtaatatttagtgaagggattcagggaaaccggttattttcatatagtcggacttgagtcctggaaatgggaagtacaatgcctgcactttaaaggaggggtttgggatattggcagtttggagggatatgttgtgtatctctatacgtatatgcttctaaactgttatattctgagcacctctgcaaaagcagtgataatgtgtgagtgtggtgaaagtgttgaatgatgatgaaagtattttctttttggggattttctttcttttttttgggtcaccctgcctcggtgggagacgaccgacttgttgaatatatatatatatatatatatatatatatatatatatatatatatatatatatatatatatatatatatatatatatatatatatatatatattcttcttcttctttcaacaaaccggccgtatcccaccgaggcagggtggtccaaaaagaaaaacaaaagtttctcttttcaaatttagtaatttatacaggagaaggggttactagccctttgctcctggcattttagtcgcctcttacaacacgcatggcttacggaggaagaattctgttccacttccccatggagataagatgaaataaacaagaataagaactagaaagaaaatagcagaaaacccagagaggtgtgtatatatatgcttgtacatgtatgtgtagtgtgacctaagtgtaagtagaagtagcaagacgtacctgaagtcttgcatgtttatgagacagaaaaaaggacacttgcatgtttatgagacagaaaaaaggacaccagcaatcctaccatcatgtaaaacaattacaggctttcgttttacactcacttggcaggacggtagtacctccctgggcggttgctgtctgccaacctactacctacaatatatatatatatatatatatataatatatatatatatatatacatatacatacatacatacatacacacaataagatcacagtaaacagacaggtgattttaaaatatgcaaaacaaccactgtgaaagagtagtgaaattccaagtgctttcgtgactactcacattgtcaaggaactctatatatatatatgtctctgtctgtctctctgtctgtctctctctgtctctctctctctctctatatatatatatatattacttctaggtagtaggttggtagacagcaaccgcccagggaggtactaccgtcctgccaagtgagtgtaaaacgaaagcctgtaattgttttacatgatggtaggattgctggtgtccttttttctgtctcatgaacatgcaagatttcaggtatgtcttgctatctctacttacacttaggtcacactgcacatacatgtacaagcacatatatacacacccctctgggttttcttctattttctttctagttcttattcttgtttatttcctcttatctccatggggaagtggaacagaattcttcctctgtaagccatgcgtgttgtaagaggtgactaaaatgcttggagcaaggggctagtaacctcttctcctgtatatattactgaatgtaataggagaaactttcgtttttccttttgggccaccccgcctcggtgggatacggccggtgtgttgaaagaaaagaatataTTACTGTACATAGACAATATcagcagtcatgaatgagttgacattatttatactgtagtttaataaataatgaacaaacaaaacactcaccactcgtAAAGCAGACGAACTCTGATGACTTGTGAtgattaaaaaattttaaattataaTTCTTTATTTCTCTATTGATATTACatgcagttactgatgacagttgaATGGAGATGAGCTATGGAGCAAAACTTCTTCTCCAatctgagggagtgaccacctcaaacttacatCTTTGAtggtgaaggactgattacatcatctttccatCTCCACTGTTTCTGCTGTCAACTTCAtatctgactgaagaaccctactgtgtaggcaaaacatttcagaataaagatacctaactgttgcatgtcttATCTACTGTGGATTTTGTTTGTAGTGGTAGGTTATACAAACAAAAAAATTCTCACCCTGGAAATTGTTCCCCTGATAATTATTTGAGTACTGATGGCTACCATGATGATTTCCTCGAGgatggtgattataatggtgggGTCCTCTGCCTCGTccacggtgatggtggtggtgcaggaatgGTGAGACATCTCTGCTGCCATCACGACCatcctgttgctgttgctgctgctgtttattATTGATACCAATTAGTTTCGAGTTACCCAAAAGTACCGAGTTCTAGGAAATTTtcttgaaaataaatggtataaaatacagacacaatgaaaacataaacacatatgcagtttaatgtgatcctttattgacaacgtttcgcccacacagtgggctttttcaagtcacaaacagatctgtttgtgacttgaaaaagcccactgtgtgggcgaaacgttgtcaataaagctgtctataaatactcgcataccttccaccccaggtagatctctttgtgacttgaaaaaacccactgtgtgggcgaaacgttgtcaataaaggatcacattaaactgcatatgtgtttatgtttccaggaaATTTTCTTGTTTGATAACTACTGTGCTTGTCTAAGCAAATAGAGGATATCACAAAAATTTCTGAAGCTCTTACTGTCATTACATAAGTTATCCTCCTTACATATGTCTATTGGTGGCCCAACAGCCCAACAAATGCCAATGTCACAAGTCTGTCAGTAAAGATACCTCTCTATTGTCTTAATTTTGGAAAATTCTTTGGCTGTAAACAATTTAAAATTTTTGTACCTCAATGGACatctgccaaggcagggtgatgcaAAGAAGAaaatgcattcaccatcattcatttaattGCTGACTTTTTAGAAGTGTATTCCAATGCATGCCATTTATTAGGCCCATAATTTCATAtagattagagaaaatgaacATACTCTTTGTATAGCTATAAGCTATACAAAGTGTGAATGCTGAGCTGAAGAAAAATTCTTGGCTACACTAgtgatacagtggtccctcgataatcgtaaggctcgatagtcgtaattttcgaaaatcgtaACATTACAGGTcttcctcaacattcacgttttcaactttcgtgGGCTTCACACATTCATGAATTCTCAGCTGCTAAATTCCCAGCTgtcaaattcccagccgccaaatcatatttgaGTTTCCCGCCACTCGcgcgtccctactaccctccctccgaccccccgcaactggcagccagccctcccacccgccactcactcactcagtcagtcagtctccaGCCACTGTGCGAGTCGGTCATtgctgtttgtgtggtggtgaaaGTATGGCCCTCAAGGGAGCAGTAACCGCTATTGATGAGCCAACCCCTAAGCGCTCAAAGAAAGTCATGAATCTTGAGCAGAAGGTGAAATTGCTAGACAAGTGTAGGACAAGTAATTTGAGCATTTCTGCCATTGGAAAATTATTCAATGTAAACGAAAGCACAGTGCGCTCCATCAAGA
It encodes the following:
- the LOC138855384 gene encoding histidine-rich glycoprotein-like isoform X2, with protein sequence MKLNQGMPPFMVYHMPVMYGGYGYGYNQQWAYLYPVMPSPAMDDGKQTPIPGGELYPQMVSVGGWGQGYMGDFVPPQSMPGPPHHNFPPLLREPGPLPYPPLPYQQQQQQDGRDGSRDVSPFLHHHHHRGRGRGPHHYNHHPRGNHHGSHQYSNNYQGNNFQDPLTMGRGGGGQHSLPPRFQRGGGTPPGRGGSRQFQNCGPPHQSSNTPPHLHQRSHQYEGEPLMHMGSRKSSTGSLASQDTLPMPPQDHMQMPAPPGYFTAPPGYVVSGPWMWKM
- the LOC138855384 gene encoding histidine-rich glycoprotein-like isoform X1 codes for the protein MKLNQGMPPFMVYHMPVMYGGYGYGYNQQWAYLYPVMPSPAMDDGKQTPIPGGELYPQMVSVGGWGQGYMGDFVPPQSMPGPPHHNFPPLLREPGPLPYPPLPYQQQQQQDGRDGSRDVSPFLHHHHHRGRGRGPHHYNHHPRGNHHGSHQYSNNYQGNNFQDPLTMGRGGGGQHSLPPRFQRGGGTPPGRGGSRQFQNCGPPHQSSNTPPHLHQRSHQYEGEPLMHMGSRKSSTGSLASQIISGGSVGSGELASPPLVTYLEFDRPHEVMPLPPQDTLPMPPQDHMQMPAPPGYFTAPPGYVVSGPWMWKM